One stretch of Macaca nemestrina isolate mMacNem1 chromosome 17, mMacNem.hap1, whole genome shotgun sequence DNA includes these proteins:
- the LOC105469366 gene encoding large ribosomal subunit protein eL42-like, protein MVRGIKNIQVLSVLITLTQTVNVPTTRWTLCKKCGKHQPHEVTQYKRGKDSLYAQGKRRYDRKQSGYGGQTKLIFRKKAETTKTVLRLECVEPNCRSKRMLAIKRCKHFELGEDKKRKGQVVQF, encoded by the exons ATGGTGAG aggaattaaaaatatacaagtcCTTTCTGTGCTGATAACACTCACGCAAACGGTCAACGTTCCTACAACTCGCTGGACTCTCTGTAAGAAGTGTGGCAAGCACCAACCCCACGAAGTGACACAGTACAAGAGGGGCAAGGATTCTCTGTATGCCCAGGGAAAGCGGCGTTATGACAGGAAGCAGAGTGGCTACGGTGGGCAGACTAAGCTGATTTTCCGGAAAAAGGCTGAAACCACAAAGACTGTGCTAAGGCTTGAGTGCGTTGAGCCCAACTGCAGATCTAAGAGAATGCTGGCTATTAAAAGATGCAAGCATTTTGAACTGGGAGAAGATAAGAAGAGAAAGGGCCAAGTGGTCCAGTTCTAA